Proteins encoded within one genomic window of Ammonifex degensii KC4:
- a CDS encoding DsrE family protein has translation MDKLKVLFHVNEPDRWQRALGNITNFLNDVGQGNADIEVLANGEAVSVFKSRCMLTGSGGCCGTASGSLMDQMKKLSEMGVSFVVCRNALKAQSIEEESLPNFVTVVPAGITEIARKQAEGYAYIKP, from the coding sequence ATGGATAAGCTAAAAGTCCTTTTTCACGTTAACGAGCCTGACAGATGGCAAAGGGCCCTTGGGAACATCACTAATTTTTTGAACGATGTTGGACAAGGGAATGCTGACATCGAAGTGTTGGCCAACGGTGAGGCAGTTTCTGTTTTCAAGAGCAGGTGCATGTTGACTGGAAGCGGTGGGTGCTGCGGGACGGCCAGCGGATCGCTGATGGACCAAATGAAGAAGTTGTCGGAGATGGGAGTAAGCTTTGTAGTGTGTCGGAACGCTCTCAAGGCTCAATCTATTGAGGAGGAGAGCCTTCCTAACTTCGTAACAGTTGTGCCAGCCGGCATAACAGAAATTGCCAGAAAACAAGCTGAGGGGTACGCCTACATCAAGCCCTAA
- a CDS encoding nitrite reductase: protein MIIVARKYVNKGFIQQLDGTYAVLIHPVNGYLEAEQIEAIYRLAKQYGKVKLTVTEAIMIFGIKPENFDQVAEELEKVHLPLANIGPVVRNVKVCSSQYCKHVIRDVTPLAAQINQRLAGMATPKKFKIALNGCPNSCVEAQLNDLGVIAVQDGYWLYLGGKGGRQPQLGTRLDVVIKEEHLVETVERIVKGYLRVAQNERLAEVIDRMGLLPFLKVALAWNSEGIKTCIGARYCKNGVGDVHTMAERIVSAGNLQENITISGCGNVCAVDREARCNVVILKDRLWVYSNSGMDVLDADQLPEYLRSKGILK from the coding sequence GTGATCATCGTGGCTCGAAAGTACGTCAACAAGGGATTTATTCAGCAGCTGGATGGTACTTACGCCGTCTTAATTCATCCTGTTAACGGCTATCTGGAAGCTGAACAGATAGAGGCCATATACAGGCTGGCCAAGCAATATGGAAAGGTTAAACTTACGGTTACTGAGGCCATTATGATTTTCGGCATAAAACCTGAGAACTTTGATCAGGTGGCCGAAGAGTTAGAAAAGGTCCATCTACCTTTAGCTAATATCGGCCCGGTGGTGCGAAATGTTAAGGTATGTTCTAGTCAGTATTGCAAGCACGTTATCCGCGATGTTACTCCTCTGGCAGCACAAATCAACCAGCGCCTTGCAGGGATGGCAACCCCGAAAAAGTTTAAAATAGCCCTGAATGGTTGCCCCAATTCATGTGTGGAGGCGCAACTAAACGATCTGGGGGTTATTGCTGTCCAGGACGGATACTGGCTTTACCTTGGGGGCAAAGGGGGACGTCAACCCCAATTGGGTACTCGGCTGGACGTGGTTATCAAGGAAGAACATCTAGTCGAAACTGTCGAACGGATAGTTAAGGGCTACCTTCGGGTTGCCCAGAACGAGCGACTAGCTGAAGTTATTGACCGGATGGGCCTTCTGCCATTCCTAAAGGTGGCGCTGGCGTGGAATAGCGAAGGGATCAAGACGTGCATCGGCGCGCGGTATTGTAAAAACGGTGTTGGTGATGTCCATACTATGGCCGAGCGCATAGTTTCCGCCGGCAATTTACAGGAAAACATCACCATCAGTGGCTGTGGCAATGTATGTGCTGTTGACCGCGAAGCGCGTTGCAATGTAGTTATTTTGAAAGATAGACTGTGGGTATATAGCAACAGTGGCATGGATGTTCTCGATGCGGACCAGTTACCTGAGTATCTTAGGTCAAAAGGTATTTTAAAATAA
- a CDS encoding DUF2250 domain-containing protein codes for MCATLNDQEELLDLKILAYLKKLGPEYAKFLARQLGLSLEESTERLRRLAARGLIKRVEGRIVKYYHRQRKSVKHRNHTYYDITREGELLLREARKKLGFHFDIEYPNR; via the coding sequence GTGTGTGCTACTCTAAATGACCAGGAGGAGCTTCTTGATTTAAAAATCCTTGCCTACCTAAAAAAACTGGGACCGGAATATGCAAAATTCCTGGCAAGGCAGTTGGGTTTATCCCTGGAAGAAAGTACAGAGCGACTCCGAAGGCTGGCAGCTAGAGGACTAATTAAGCGAGTAGAAGGAAGAATAGTTAAGTATTACCACCGTCAACGGAAAAGCGTTAAACACCGGAATCACACCTATTACGATATCACAAGGGAAGGAGAACTTCTCTTAAGAGAGGCCAGAAAGAAATTGGGGTTTCATTTTGATATCGAATACCCTAACAGGTAA
- a CDS encoding TatD family hydrolase, whose amino-acid sequence MEGIVDSHTHVSLLPYEGLENMALAGVKKIIGCSIFFGAKYAETLFDHFHQMLTLSMKNAAQNGIKLFVAVGVHPMGTPEDWPRVIDALPSYLKMDGVIGLGEIGLHEGTRREQDVLREQLKIAKECGVPVIIHTPPHDRVAITNKTIEIAAAVGMDPGKVVIDHANLDIIDLIEDFGAVPGLTIRQEGLTPHLLLNHLERFQRGVLNSDYSNLKPNDPLSVPKAVRYLELNGAPPEIIARIARYNAEELFGI is encoded by the coding sequence ATGGAAGGAATTGTAGATTCCCATACACACGTCTCGTTGCTTCCGTACGAAGGGCTGGAAAACATGGCCTTGGCCGGGGTAAAAAAGATTATCGGCTGCTCCATTTTTTTTGGGGCCAAATATGCGGAAACCCTCTTTGATCATTTTCACCAAATGTTAACCCTTTCGATGAAGAATGCTGCCCAAAATGGCATCAAACTCTTCGTCGCTGTCGGTGTTCACCCCATGGGAACACCGGAAGACTGGCCCAGGGTAATTGACGCCCTTCCAAGCTATTTAAAGATGGATGGCGTCATTGGTTTGGGAGAAATAGGCCTGCATGAAGGGACTCGGCGGGAACAGGACGTCCTTAGGGAGCAATTGAAGATAGCCAAGGAGTGCGGGGTGCCGGTAATTATCCATACCCCGCCTCACGATAGGGTGGCAATAACCAATAAGACGATTGAAATTGCCGCCGCCGTCGGGATGGATCCCGGAAAGGTGGTCATCGACCATGCTAACTTGGACATTATTGACTTAATCGAGGATTTTGGAGCTGTTCCTGGGCTCACTATTCGCCAGGAAGGACTCACACCTCATCTACTACTGAACCATCTGGAACGCTTCCAACGCGGAGTTCTGAACAGCGACTACAGCAATCTCAAACCCAACGATCCCCTGAGCGTGCCAAAAGCTGTGCGGTATCTGGAATTGAACGGCGCTCCCCCAGAAATCATTGCTCGAATTGCGAGGTATAATGCCGAAGAATTGTTCGGGATTTAG
- a CDS encoding HepT-like ribonuclease domain-containing protein, translating into MEWRKIARMRDILIHDYFSMDMKIVWRPRFKLKCLSWNKPLEKSSESGKN; encoded by the coding sequence GTGGAGTGGCGAAAGATCGCAAGGATGCGGGACATCTTGATCCACGACTATTTCAGCATGGACATGAAGATCGTATGGAGGCCGCGGTTCAAACTAAAATGCCTGTCCTGGAACAAGCCGTTAGAGAAATCCTCCGAGTCAGGCAAAAACTGA